One part of the Ziziphus jujuba cultivar Dongzao chromosome 2, ASM3175591v1 genome encodes these proteins:
- the LOC107418320 gene encoding phenylacetaldehyde oxime monooxygenase CYP71AN24 — translation MEVLSFLLPVWEELQRSKLFLLLLLFLSLRFAFFLASPQTKLKLPPSPPKLPIIGNLHQLGNLPHRSFRALSQKYGPLMLLNLGYTPTLVVSSADMVKEITKIHDIVFSNRPKSMASDIFFYGCFDIAFAPYGEHWRQGRKIFALELLSLRRVQSFGFIREEETAGLVRKLRNASSSGFTVNLSQMLIATSHNVISRCILGQKFQEDETRSEFGELFKRVTIQFTSFKFGDYFPYLRWMDVVTGVVSSLEATFRELDPFLEKVIEDHKAALSDKDERSSDRKDIVDILLQLQKDGVPNMELTNANIKAILLDLFVGGSDTVSVTMEWAVAELVRNESIMKKAQEEVRRVVGKKASINVNDINQMDYLKCVIKETLRLHPAGALTFRETSESVKLGGYDIPPKTKVVFNTWAIQRDPNFWDRPEEFIPERFENNQVDFKGQDFQFVPFGVGRRGCPGLTFAGFLVEYVIANLLYWFDWKLPDENNETPKNLDMNETGGLATYMKNPLVVVPLSVT, via the exons ATGGAAGTGTTATCATTTTTGTTGCCCGTTTGGGAAGAGCTACAAAGAAGCAAACTCTTCCTCCTTTTGCTTCTCTTCCTTTCTCTTCGCTTCGCATTTTTTCTCGCTAGCCCGCAAACCAAACTCAAATTACCTCCATCCCCACCAAAGCTACCCATTATTGGAAACCTTCACCAGCTAGGCAACCTTCCTCACCGATCCTTCCGAGCACTCTCTCAGAAATATGGTCCTCTAATGCTCTTAAACTTGGGCTACACTCCAACTCTTGTGGTTTCTTCTGCAGATATGGTTAAAGAAATAACCAAGATCCATGATATCGTTTTCTCCAATCGGCCCAAATCCATGGCTagtgatattttcttttatggatGTTTCGATATTGCTTTTGCACCCTATGGTGAGCACTGGAGGCAAGGTAGGAAAATATTTGCTCTCGAACTTTTGAGCTTGAGAAGAGTGCAATCTTTTGGATTTATCAGGGAAGAAGAAACTGCAGGATTAGTTCGCAAGTTACGCAATGCGAGCTCAAGTGGGTTTACAGTGAACTTAAGCCAGATGCTGATTGCAACTTCACATAACGTAATTTCGAGATGTATTCTTGGGCAGAAATTCCAAGAAGATGAAACTAGAAGTGAGTTTGGAGAGCTCTTCAAAAGGGTTACGATCCAGTTTACATCTTTCAAATTTGGAGATTACTTCCCTTATTTGAGGTGGATGGATGTAGTTACTGGCGTTGTTTCAAGCCTCGAGGCAACTTTCAGAGAATTAGACCCTTTTCTTGAAAAGGTTATTGAAGATCATAAGGCTGCTTTGAGTGATAAGGATGAACGATCCTCTGATCGCAAGGACATAGTGGATATTCTCCTTCAGCTTCAAAAAGACGGCGTTCCTAACATGGAACTTACTAATGCCAACATCAAAGCTATTTTGTTG gACCTGTTTGTAGGAGGAAGTGATACTGTCTCAGTAACAATGGAATGGGCAGTGGCAGAGCTTGTGAGAAATGAAAGTATAATGAAGAAAGCGCAAGAAGAGGTAAGAAGGGTGGTAGGGAAAAAAGCAAGCATAAATGTGAATGATATTAATCAAATGGATTATTTAAAATGTGTGATCAAAGAAACTCTAAGGCTACATCCAGCCGGTGCGCTGACTTTTAGAGAAACATCAGAAAGTGTGAAATTAGGAGGCTATGATATTCCTCCTAAAACCAAAGTTGTTTTCAATACATGGGCAATCCAAAGGGATCCTAATTTTTGGGATAGACCAGAAGAGTTTATCCCTGAGAGATTTGAGAACAACCAAGTTGATTTCAAAGGCCAAGATTTTCAATTCGTTCCATTTGGTGTTGGAAGAAGAGGATGTCCTGGTTTGACATTTGCGGGGTTCCTGGTTGAGTATGTGATAGCCAACCTTTTATATTGGTTTGACTGGAAGCTACCTGATGAGAATAACGAAACGCCCAAGAACTTGGACATGAATGAAACTGGAGGGCTCGCTACGTATATGAAAAACCCTCTTGTTGTAGTACCACTATCGGTTACCTGA